Proteins from one Bufo gargarizans isolate SCDJY-AF-19 chromosome 8, ASM1485885v1, whole genome shotgun sequence genomic window:
- the DNAJA3 gene encoding dnaJ homolog subfamily A member 3, mitochondrial isoform X2 — MAARCSSRWFSVAVSGARGPLLSGVQRWPRGEGALLLAVRAAVTRTPAGAFLGRVSQFHTSSSVSNKTDYYQVLGVPKNASQKEIKKAYYQLAKKYHPDTNKEDPQAKEKFSQLAEAYEVLSDEVKRKQYDTYGTADFAAGAGGGGQQYWRGGPTVDPEELFRKIFGEFSGSPFGDFNNIFDQPQEYIMDLTFNQAAKGVNKEMSFSITDTCERCHGKGNEPGTKLQHCHYCNGTGMETINTGPFVMRSTCRRCGGRGTTMTNPCLSCRGSGQTKQKKSVTVPVPAGVEDGQTVRMPVGKKEIFITFRVQKSPIFRRDGADIHSDLQVSIAQAILGGTARAQGLYEPINVAIPSGTQADQSIRISGKGIARVNSYGFGDHYIHIKLKVPRQLNDRQRALMLSFAEEETDVEGTVNGITNTTTGKRSSGN, encoded by the exons ATGGCGGCTCGCTGCTCCTCGCGTTGGTTCTCAGTCGCAGTATCTGGAGCTCGGGGACCGCTGCTCTCCGGGGTTCAGAGATGGCCTCGGGGTGAAGGAGCTCTGCTGCTGGCTGTGAGGGCGGCAGTAACCCGGACACCTGCAGGAG CCTTCTTAGGACGCGTCTCCCAGTTTCACACCAGTTCATCCGTTTCGAACAAGACAGATTATTACCAGGTCTTGGGGGTCCCGAAGAATGCGAGCCAGAAAGAAATCAAGAAGGCCTATTACCAG CTGGCCAAAAAATACCATCCAGACACCAACAAAGAGGATCCTCAAGCCAAGGAGAAGTTCTCTCAGCTGGCTGAAGCCTACGAG GTTCTCAGCGATGAAGTGAAAAGGAAGCAGTATGATACATACGGCACCGCTGATTTTGCAGCAGGGGCCGGCGGAGGTGGCCAACAGTATTGGAGAGGTGGCCCcactgttgatccagaagaactGTTCCGCAAGATATTTGGGGAGTTCTCTGGGTCACCCTTCGGTGACTTTAATAATATCTTCGATCAGCCACAGGAG TACATCATGGACCTCACATTTAATCAGGCAGCCAAGGGAGTGAACAAGGAGATGTCTTTTAGCATCACAGACACATGTGAGAGGTGCCATGGGAAGGGCAATGAACCCGGCACAAAACTTCAGCACTGTCACTACTGTAATGGCACTGGCATG GAGACCATAAACACGGGTCCCTTTGTCATGCGATCGACATGTCGGCGTTGCGGTGGGAGGGGTACGACTATGACAAATCCATGTCTCTCCTGCCGGGGTAGTGGACAGACGAAGCAGAAGAAGTCTGTGACCGTGCCAGTACCTGCTG GTGTGGAAGATGGGCAGACTGTGAGAATGCCAGTGGGCAAGAAGGAAATCTTCATTACATTTAGG GTGCAGAAGAGTCCTATATTCAGACGCGACGGTGCCGATATCCATTCAGATCTGCAGGTTTCTATTGCTCAAGCTATCCTGGGTGGTACTGCCCGGGCACAAGGACTGTATGAACCCATTAATGTGGCG ATACCTTCTGGCACACAGGCAGATCAGAGTATCAGAATCAGCGGCAAAGGCATAGCAAGAGTGAACAGTTATGGTTTCGGAGACCACTACATACACATAAAGCTTAAAGTTCCTCG ACAATTGAACGACAGGCAGCGGGCGCTGATGCTGAGCTTTGCTGAAGAAGAAACGGACGTGGAAGGCACGGTAAATGGCATCACCAACACAACTACAG GAAAGAGATCATCCGGAAACTAA
- the DNAJA3 gene encoding dnaJ homolog subfamily A member 3, mitochondrial isoform X1 has protein sequence MAARCSSRWFSVAVSGARGPLLSGVQRWPRGEGALLLAVRAAVTRTPAGAFLGRVSQFHTSSSVSNKTDYYQVLGVPKNASQKEIKKAYYQLAKKYHPDTNKEDPQAKEKFSQLAEAYEVLSDEVKRKQYDTYGTADFAAGAGGGGQQYWRGGPTVDPEELFRKIFGEFSGSPFGDFNNIFDQPQEYIMDLTFNQAAKGVNKEMSFSITDTCERCHGKGNEPGTKLQHCHYCNGTGMETINTGPFVMRSTCRRCGGRGTTMTNPCLSCRGSGQTKQKKSVTVPVPAGVEDGQTVRMPVGKKEIFITFRVQKSPIFRRDGADIHSDLQVSIAQAILGGTARAQGLYEPINVAIPSGTQADQSIRISGKGIARVNSYGFGDHYIHIKLKVPRQLNDRQRALMLSFAEEETDVEGTVNGITNTTTGSARQSSAADEERPEAEQAGENKEGFLSKLKKMFSS, from the exons ATGGCGGCTCGCTGCTCCTCGCGTTGGTTCTCAGTCGCAGTATCTGGAGCTCGGGGACCGCTGCTCTCCGGGGTTCAGAGATGGCCTCGGGGTGAAGGAGCTCTGCTGCTGGCTGTGAGGGCGGCAGTAACCCGGACACCTGCAGGAG CCTTCTTAGGACGCGTCTCCCAGTTTCACACCAGTTCATCCGTTTCGAACAAGACAGATTATTACCAGGTCTTGGGGGTCCCGAAGAATGCGAGCCAGAAAGAAATCAAGAAGGCCTATTACCAG CTGGCCAAAAAATACCATCCAGACACCAACAAAGAGGATCCTCAAGCCAAGGAGAAGTTCTCTCAGCTGGCTGAAGCCTACGAG GTTCTCAGCGATGAAGTGAAAAGGAAGCAGTATGATACATACGGCACCGCTGATTTTGCAGCAGGGGCCGGCGGAGGTGGCCAACAGTATTGGAGAGGTGGCCCcactgttgatccagaagaactGTTCCGCAAGATATTTGGGGAGTTCTCTGGGTCACCCTTCGGTGACTTTAATAATATCTTCGATCAGCCACAGGAG TACATCATGGACCTCACATTTAATCAGGCAGCCAAGGGAGTGAACAAGGAGATGTCTTTTAGCATCACAGACACATGTGAGAGGTGCCATGGGAAGGGCAATGAACCCGGCACAAAACTTCAGCACTGTCACTACTGTAATGGCACTGGCATG GAGACCATAAACACGGGTCCCTTTGTCATGCGATCGACATGTCGGCGTTGCGGTGGGAGGGGTACGACTATGACAAATCCATGTCTCTCCTGCCGGGGTAGTGGACAGACGAAGCAGAAGAAGTCTGTGACCGTGCCAGTACCTGCTG GTGTGGAAGATGGGCAGACTGTGAGAATGCCAGTGGGCAAGAAGGAAATCTTCATTACATTTAGG GTGCAGAAGAGTCCTATATTCAGACGCGACGGTGCCGATATCCATTCAGATCTGCAGGTTTCTATTGCTCAAGCTATCCTGGGTGGTACTGCCCGGGCACAAGGACTGTATGAACCCATTAATGTGGCG ATACCTTCTGGCACACAGGCAGATCAGAGTATCAGAATCAGCGGCAAAGGCATAGCAAGAGTGAACAGTTATGGTTTCGGAGACCACTACATACACATAAAGCTTAAAGTTCCTCG ACAATTGAACGACAGGCAGCGGGCGCTGATGCTGAGCTTTGCTGAAGAAGAAACGGACGTGGAAGGCACGGTAAATGGCATCACCAACACAACTACAG GCAGTGCACGGCAGAGCTCTGCAGCTGATGAGGAGAGGCCTGAGGCTGAGCAGGCAGGGGAAAACAAGGAGGGATTCCTAAGCAAACTAAAGAAAATGTTTAGTTCTTGA